One genomic window of Acidobacteriota bacterium includes the following:
- a CDS encoding VC_2705 family sodium/solute symporter, which yields MRTGPALILAATLLLFVLVGILTRVRNLEEYWVAGRRIGPVSSGMAIASNWMSAASFLGMAGLLYLQGYFGLAYVLGWCGGYVLLLVLMAAQIRNYGKFTAPDFIGDRYYSKTARFLAAIITLVISFVYAVGQYKGIGEMFKWIFGMDYKLSIITGTIVVLSYVLLSGMMGVVRNQQVQYIVLITAFLLPLFFIAKKLGFFYFVPQVGYGEAVAQLQETQPQFVLPWGDEGVYQWIALCFTLMVGTAGLPHVIQRFYLVPNASDARKSVVWGLFFIGVLYWSSPAFSAFGRILNPDGGREVADVIIINAAENAALPEWFTGLLAAGAVSAAFSTVAGLLMAASAAFAHDLYFGLFKPTASNKERVIVARLGAVVLGFAIMLVALEPPALIGQIVAMAFAIAGCTIFPVFVLGIWWSRTTREGGIAGMLVGGLISIGALFWGDTALASWIPATSSALIGAPVAFLTIIVVSHLTPAPPKEIDGLMQQIHTEEDGSA from the coding sequence GTGAGAACCGGGCCCGCCCTGATCCTGGCGGCGACCCTGCTCTTGTTCGTGCTGGTGGGGATCCTGACCCGGGTCCGCAACCTGGAAGAATACTGGGTGGCCGGCCGCAGGATCGGTCCCGTCTCTTCGGGGATGGCTATCGCCAGCAACTGGATGAGCGCCGCCAGCTTTCTGGGGATGGCGGGCCTCCTCTACCTGCAAGGCTATTTCGGATTGGCCTACGTCCTGGGCTGGTGCGGCGGGTACGTGCTGCTGCTGGTCCTGATGGCGGCTCAGATCCGCAACTACGGGAAGTTCACCGCGCCCGACTTCATCGGCGACCGGTACTACTCCAAGACGGCCCGGTTCCTGGCCGCCATCATCACGCTGGTCATCTCCTTCGTCTATGCCGTGGGCCAGTACAAGGGCATCGGAGAGATGTTCAAGTGGATCTTCGGGATGGACTACAAGTTGTCCATCATCACCGGGACCATCGTGGTTCTCTCCTACGTGCTCCTCTCGGGAATGATGGGAGTGGTCCGCAACCAGCAGGTGCAGTACATCGTCCTCATCACCGCCTTCCTGCTGCCGCTTTTCTTCATCGCCAAGAAGCTGGGGTTCTTCTACTTCGTCCCGCAGGTGGGTTACGGGGAGGCCGTGGCCCAGCTCCAGGAGACCCAGCCCCAGTTCGTGTTGCCCTGGGGGGACGAGGGGGTCTATCAGTGGATCGCCCTCTGTTTCACTTTGATGGTGGGGACGGCGGGACTGCCCCACGTGATCCAGCGCTTCTACCTGGTCCCCAACGCCAGCGACGCCCGTAAGTCGGTGGTCTGGGGACTCTTCTTCATCGGCGTCCTCTACTGGAGTTCGCCCGCCTTCTCCGCTTTCGGCAGGATCCTGAATCCGGACGGGGGCAGGGAAGTGGCCGACGTCATCATCATCAATGCCGCTGAGAACGCGGCACTCCCCGAATGGTTCACCGGTCTCCTGGCGGCGGGAGCCGTGTCCGCCGCCTTCAGCACCGTGGCGGGGTTGTTGATGGCCGCATCGGCCGCCTTCGCCCACGACCTCTATTTCGGGCTCTTCAAGCCGACCGCCTCCAACAAGGAGCGCGTCATCGTGGCGCGCCTGGGAGCCGTGGTGCTGGGTTTCGCCATCATGTTGGTGGCCCTGGAACCGCCCGCCCTCATCGGACAGATCGTGGCCATGGCCTTCGCCATTGCCGGGTGCACCATTTTCCCCGTCTTCGTGCTGGGTATCTGGTGGAGCCGCACCACCCGCGAGGGGGGCATCGCCGGCATGCTGGTCGGGGGGCTGATCTCCATCGGCGCCCTCTTCTGGGGCGACACGGCGTTGGCTTCGTGGATTCCCGCCACTTCGTCGGCATTGATCGGGGCACCGGTGGCATTCCTGACCATCATCGTGGTCTCCCACCTGACTCCCGCGCCGCCGAAGGAGATCGACGGCCTCATGCAGCAGATCCATACCGAAGAGGACGGGTCGGCTTAG